A genome region from Arachis duranensis cultivar V14167 chromosome 8, aradu.V14167.gnm2.J7QH, whole genome shotgun sequence includes the following:
- the LOC107463490 gene encoding uncharacterized protein LOC107463490 produces MMMMMKGTAMIRLFSVVVLVGLCHLICLTRAVPITRTQSLIMHKGPQVDAALLAVENINNHNVNLQREVVIIRERDLEETRSSSAVNTERMRLLELHDYPPTGSNDRHNPKPPSP; encoded by the exons atgatgatgatgatgaaaggCACCGCAATGATTCGCTTGTTCTCTGTTGTTGTTCTAGTAGGGCTCTGTCATCTGATATGCTTGACGAGAGCAGTCCCTATCACAA GAACCCAAAGCCTTATTATGCATAAAGGTCCCCAAGTTGATGCTGCTTTATTGGCGGTGGAGAATATCAACAACCACAACGTTAACCTACAACGA GAAGTTGTCATCATCAGAGAAAGAGACTTGGAGGAGACAAGAAGTAGTTCAGCCGTTAATACTGAGAGGATGAGGTTGTTGGAACTGCATGACTACCCACCTACAGGGTCTAATGACCGTCACAATCCaaaaccaccatctccatag
- the LOC107463630 gene encoding GDSL esterase/lipase At1g74460 isoform X2, translating into MSSNIVAVGLSNNLAVDVIIIMFIYIEKVLTKHATFVRERKMKNKLVVAAVGVIVVAASLVLEGCECRTVQFIFGDSLSDVGNNKYLSKSLAQASLPWYGIDFGNGLPNGRFSNGRTVADIIGDQMGLPRPPPFLDPSLTEDDILHNGLNYASGGGGILNDTGTYFIQRFSLYKQIELFEGTQELIREKIGKEEADKFFKEARYVVALGSNDFINNYLMPVYRDSWTYNDDTFIQYLIQTLRAQLTALHALGARQLMVFGLGPMGCIPLQRVLSSSASGGCQHRTNTLALSFNKAAAKLMDDLGKQLANSSFRFGDAYDVVSDVISNPNKYGFENSDSPCCSFGRIRPALTCLPASRLCKDRSKYVFWDEYHPTDSANQLIANELINNFNKDD; encoded by the exons ATGAGTAGTAATATAGTTGCAGTTGGTTTATCCAACAATCTGGCAGTGgacgtcatcatcatcatgttcATATATATTGAAAAGGTCCTAACTAAGCATGCAACATttgtgagagagagaaagatgaagaataagttGGTGGTGGCAGCGGTGGGTGTGATAGTAGTAGCAGCAAGCCTAGTGTTAGAAGGATGCGAGTGCAGGACAGTGCAATTCATATTTGGGGACTCACTGTCGGATGTTGGAAACAACAAGTACCTGTCCAAGAGCCTCGCTCAGGCTAGCTTGCCGTGGTACGGCATTGATTTCGGAAACGGGCTCCCGAATGGCAGGTTCTCCAATGGGCGCACTGTTGCCGATATCATTGGGGATCAAATGGGCCTTCCAAGGCCTCCTCCTTTCTTGGACCCATCCTTGACTGAAGATGATATTTTGCACAATGGCCTCAATTATGCTTCTGGAGGGGGCGGCATTTTGAATGACACAGGCACCTATTTT ATTCAGAGGTTCTCTCTCTACAAACAAATTGAGCTGTTCGAGGGGACACAAGAACTAATAAGAGAGAAAATCGGGAAAGAGGAGGCAGACAAGTTTTTCAAGGAAGCAAGGTATGTGGTTGCACTGGGCAGCAATGACTTCATAAACAACTACTTGATGCCCGTATACAGGGACTCATGGACTTACAATGATGACACCTTCATACAATACCTGATACAAACACTGAGAGCCCAACTCACGGCTCTGCACGCATTGGGTGCAAGGCAGCTGATGGTCTTTGGGCTGGGCCCAATGGGCTGCATCCCCCTTCAGAGGGTGCTTTCGTCCTCCGCCTCCGGGGGCTGCCAACACAGAACCAACACCCTGGCCCTTAGCTTCAACAAAGCTGCAGCCAAATTGATGGACGACTTGGGGAAACAACTTGCCAATTCAAGCTTCAGATTTGGAGATGCTTACGATGTTGTCAGCGATGTCATTTCCAACCCAAACAAGTATGGTTTTGAAAACTCAGATTCACCTTGTTGCTCATTTGGGAGGATACGACCCGCTCTCACCTGTTTACCAGCTTCAAGGCTCTGCAAAGACAGAAGCAAGTACGTATTCTGGGATGAGTACCACCCCACAGACAGTGCTAACCAGCTCATAGCCAATGAGCTTATCAACAA CTTCAACAAAGATGACTAA
- the LOC107463630 gene encoding GDSL esterase/lipase At1g74460 isoform X1 → MSSNIVAVGLSNNLAVDVIIIMFIYIEKVLTKHATFVRERKMKNKLVVAAVGVIVVAASLVLEGCECRTVQFIFGDSLSDVGNNKYLSKSLAQASLPWYGIDFGNGLPNGRFSNGRTVADIIGDQMGLPRPPPFLDPSLTEDDILHNGLNYASGGGGILNDTGTYFIQRFSLYKQIELFEGTQELIREKIGKEEADKFFKEARYVVALGSNDFINNYLMPVYRDSWTYNDDTFIQYLIQTLRAQLTALHALGARQLMVFGLGPMGCIPLQRVLSSSASGGCQHRTNTLALSFNKAAAKLMDDLGKQLANSSFRFGDAYDVVSDVISNPNKYGFENSDSPCCSFGRIRPALTCLPASRLCKDRSKYVFWDEYHPTDSANQLIANELINKFGFLRLNQSSSSPSPSPSPSPAN, encoded by the exons ATGAGTAGTAATATAGTTGCAGTTGGTTTATCCAACAATCTGGCAGTGgacgtcatcatcatcatgttcATATATATTGAAAAGGTCCTAACTAAGCATGCAACATttgtgagagagagaaagatgaagaataagttGGTGGTGGCAGCGGTGGGTGTGATAGTAGTAGCAGCAAGCCTAGTGTTAGAAGGATGCGAGTGCAGGACAGTGCAATTCATATTTGGGGACTCACTGTCGGATGTTGGAAACAACAAGTACCTGTCCAAGAGCCTCGCTCAGGCTAGCTTGCCGTGGTACGGCATTGATTTCGGAAACGGGCTCCCGAATGGCAGGTTCTCCAATGGGCGCACTGTTGCCGATATCATTGGGGATCAAATGGGCCTTCCAAGGCCTCCTCCTTTCTTGGACCCATCCTTGACTGAAGATGATATTTTGCACAATGGCCTCAATTATGCTTCTGGAGGGGGCGGCATTTTGAATGACACAGGCACCTATTTT ATTCAGAGGTTCTCTCTCTACAAACAAATTGAGCTGTTCGAGGGGACACAAGAACTAATAAGAGAGAAAATCGGGAAAGAGGAGGCAGACAAGTTTTTCAAGGAAGCAAGGTATGTGGTTGCACTGGGCAGCAATGACTTCATAAACAACTACTTGATGCCCGTATACAGGGACTCATGGACTTACAATGATGACACCTTCATACAATACCTGATACAAACACTGAGAGCCCAACTCACGGCTCTGCACGCATTGGGTGCAAGGCAGCTGATGGTCTTTGGGCTGGGCCCAATGGGCTGCATCCCCCTTCAGAGGGTGCTTTCGTCCTCCGCCTCCGGGGGCTGCCAACACAGAACCAACACCCTGGCCCTTAGCTTCAACAAAGCTGCAGCCAAATTGATGGACGACTTGGGGAAACAACTTGCCAATTCAAGCTTCAGATTTGGAGATGCTTACGATGTTGTCAGCGATGTCATTTCCAACCCAAACAAGTATGGTTTTGAAAACTCAGATTCACCTTGTTGCTCATTTGGGAGGATACGACCCGCTCTCACCTGTTTACCAGCTTCAAGGCTCTGCAAAGACAGAAGCAAGTACGTATTCTGGGATGAGTACCACCCCACAGACAGTGCTAACCAGCTCATAGCCAATGAGCTTATCAACAAGTTCGGCTTCTTGCGTCTTAATCAATCTTCATCTTCCCCTTCCCCTTCCCCTTCCCCTTCCCCTGCTAATTGA